One segment of Prosthecodimorpha staleyi DNA contains the following:
- a CDS encoding TIGR02302 family protein, giving the protein MLSDSLDRRISVAVRHARLALLWEDLWPRLAWPAGVLAAFVAVSWLGLWLAVPDAVRLALVGLFGVALLTSLLAFRGFRPPSRDRALARVEAVSGYRHRPLAAWEDRLPPQADAVAQALWAAHRARLSRSLDRMDAGLPHPGLARRDRYALRTGLGLVVFVSLFTGAGERVPRITAAFSGAGLPAVAPARLDAWVTPPAYTGRAPVYLTGDTPPAAEPDGSIRVPEGSVIVVRAPSSGRTGADVAVSVKTSKGIVAVARKEPDAKDGAVVKAAARPGETSPEVPADFEHALAEAATVTVARGDRAAAEWRFSVDPDQAPTIRLLDRPEVQRTGAVKLAYEVSDDYGVAAAEAQFEPAADSFKIASTAQAVRPLVGPPEFPLTLPQGRAKTGQAQTFRDLANHPWAGATVRMVLVARDDAGKEGRSAPTEFKLPAKSFTKPLARALVEQRRMLALDANRAPRVTDAVDALMIAPEKFYEKAADYLGVRMVHRSLVNARSDDDLKAALDLMWAVALGIEDGDLSAAEKALRDAQEALKKALENGASEQEIAKLTQELREALDRYLRELAQRAQQNPQARLPTDPNQRTMRKQDLDRMLNRIEDLARTGSRDAAKQMLSQLQQMLENLQAGRPQQGQQGEQNETSEALDRLGEMIQRQQQLMDRTHRTDPRNRQSQNRRGQQQGEKPMTPEEFAQAMRELRDKQKELQQALRELQDKMQQQGMGRQGQEGKQGQQGRQGQQGRQPGRGQQGERGQGQGQAQGQGEGPLGEADEAMGEAGESLGQGRTGRATDAQGRALDAMRQGARELADQLAQSQGQGQPGVGPEGQSSMNDDPLGRPRRHDGPDYSNTVKVPDEIDVQRARRILEDIRRRLGENSRPQFELEYLERLLRSE; this is encoded by the coding sequence ATGCTTTCCGACAGCCTCGATCGCCGCATTTCCGTTGCCGTGCGGCACGCGCGCCTCGCGCTCCTTTGGGAGGATCTCTGGCCCCGGCTCGCCTGGCCGGCCGGCGTGCTGGCCGCCTTCGTCGCCGTCTCCTGGCTGGGTCTGTGGCTCGCCGTGCCGGATGCGGTGCGGCTGGCGCTTGTCGGCCTGTTCGGCGTCGCGCTGCTGACCTCCCTGCTCGCTTTCCGCGGCTTCCGCCCGCCGAGCCGTGATCGCGCGCTCGCCCGCGTCGAAGCCGTCTCCGGCTATCGTCATCGCCCCCTGGCAGCCTGGGAGGACCGGCTGCCGCCGCAGGCCGACGCCGTCGCGCAGGCGCTCTGGGCGGCCCATCGCGCCCGCCTGTCGCGCAGCCTCGACCGCATGGATGCGGGATTGCCGCATCCCGGGCTCGCCCGGCGCGACCGCTATGCGCTCCGCACCGGTCTCGGGCTGGTCGTCTTCGTCTCGCTGTTCACCGGCGCGGGCGAACGGGTTCCGCGGATCACGGCGGCCTTTTCCGGCGCGGGATTGCCCGCCGTGGCGCCGGCCCGGCTCGATGCCTGGGTCACCCCGCCCGCCTATACGGGCCGTGCGCCCGTCTATCTGACCGGTGATACCCCGCCGGCGGCCGAACCGGACGGGTCGATCCGCGTGCCGGAAGGCAGCGTCATCGTGGTCCGGGCGCCGTCTTCCGGCCGCACCGGGGCGGATGTCGCGGTTTCGGTCAAGACCTCCAAGGGGATCGTTGCCGTCGCCCGCAAGGAGCCCGACGCCAAGGATGGCGCCGTCGTCAAGGCAGCCGCCCGGCCCGGCGAGACGAGCCCCGAGGTGCCGGCGGATTTCGAGCATGCGTTGGCCGAGGCTGCGACCGTGACGGTCGCGCGCGGCGACCGCGCGGCGGCCGAGTGGCGCTTCTCGGTCGATCCCGATCAGGCCCCGACCATCCGCCTGCTGGATCGCCCTGAGGTGCAGCGCACCGGCGCCGTCAAGCTCGCCTACGAGGTCTCCGACGATTACGGCGTCGCCGCTGCCGAGGCGCAGTTCGAGCCGGCCGCCGACAGCTTCAAGATCGCCTCGACCGCGCAGGCGGTGCGCCCGCTGGTCGGTCCGCCCGAATTCCCGCTGACCCTGCCGCAGGGCCGCGCCAAGACCGGCCAGGCGCAGACCTTCCGCGATCTTGCCAACCACCCCTGGGCGGGGGCGACCGTCCGCATGGTGCTGGTCGCCCGCGACGACGCCGGCAAGGAGGGGCGCTCGGCGCCGACCGAGTTCAAGCTGCCGGCCAAATCCTTCACCAAGCCGCTGGCCCGCGCGCTCGTCGAGCAGCGGCGCATGCTCGCGCTCGATGCCAATCGTGCGCCGCGGGTGACCGACGCCGTCGATGCGCTGATGATCGCGCCGGAGAAGTTCTACGAGAAGGCGGCCGACTATCTCGGCGTGCGGATGGTCCATCGGTCGCTCGTCAACGCCCGTTCCGACGATGACCTGAAGGCCGCGCTCGATCTGATGTGGGCGGTTGCGCTCGGCATCGAGGACGGCGATCTGTCGGCCGCCGAGAAGGCGCTGCGCGACGCCCAGGAGGCGCTCAAGAAGGCGCTGGAGAACGGCGCCTCCGAGCAGGAGATCGCCAAGCTGACGCAAGAGTTGCGCGAGGCGCTCGATCGCTATCTGCGCGAACTGGCTCAGCGTGCACAACAGAATCCGCAGGCCCGCCTGCCGACGGATCCGAACCAGCGCACCATGCGCAAACAGGATCTCGACCGGATGCTGAACCGGATCGAGGATCTCGCCCGGACCGGTTCGCGCGACGCCGCCAAGCAGATGCTGTCGCAGTTGCAGCAGATGCTGGAGAACCTGCAGGCCGGACGGCCGCAGCAGGGCCAGCAGGGCGAGCAGAACGAGACCTCCGAGGCGCTCGACCGCCTCGGCGAGATGATCCAGCGCCAGCAGCAGCTGATGGACCGGACGCACCGGACCGATCCGCGCAACCGCCAGAGCCAGAACCGCCGCGGGCAGCAGCAGGGCGAAAAGCCCATGACGCCCGAGGAATTCGCCCAGGCCATGCGCGAACTGCGCGACAAGCAGAAGGAATTGCAGCAGGCCCTGCGCGAGTTGCAGGACAAGATGCAGCAGCAGGGCATGGGCCGGCAGGGCCAGGAAGGCAAGCAGGGCCAGCAGGGTCGCCAGGGTCAGCAGGGCCGTCAGCCCGGCCGCGGCCAGCAGGGCGAGCGCGGCCAAGGTCAGGGTCAGGCGCAAGGGCAGGGCGAGGGGCCGCTCGGCGAGGCCGACGAGGCGATGGGCGAGGCCGGCGAATCGCTCGGCCAGGGCCGCACCGGCCGGGCCACCGACGCCCAGGGTCGCGCCCTCGACGCCATGCGCCAGGGCGCGCGCGAACTCGCCGACCAGCTCGCCCAGAGCCAGGGGCAGGGCCAGCCCGGCGTCGGCCCGGAAGGCCAGTCGTCGATGAACGACGACCCGCTCGGCCGCCCACGCCGCCATGACGGCCCGGACTATTCCAACACCGTCAAGGTGCCCGACGAGATCGACGTGCAGCGCGCCCGCCGCATCCTGGAAGACATCCGCCGCCGCCTCGGCGAGAATTCCCGCCCGCAATTCGAGTTGGAGTATCTGGAGCGGCTGCTCAGGAGCGAGTGA
- a CDS encoding M24 family metallopeptidase produces the protein MSRIRDAALNRPLNEPVLLDAATEPVEAAPLGLDIRARIAEIDEARLRKDRLARLRRELAKRDYAGALLSDPMNIRYATGSRNMAVWTMHAPGRYVFVATDGPVVMFEFGTTRHLTEGLDTIDDLRTSIPWFYFLAGPRTEEKTALWANEIIALMAEHGAGNRRLAVDRCEPWGAQRLVDAGIRLYDAQEPLEQARMIKTPDEIMCLQLSMDVCDIAVDRIRRALRPGLTENQVWSILHETNIAHDGEWIECRLLASGERTNPWFQECGNREIQAGDIVAFDTDMVGPFGYLADISRSFVCPDKRPSADQRALYEIAQEQVLTNIELIRPGLGFRDFSERCWAVPEAYVPNRYMMMIHGVGFVDEYPTVAYLEDYADWGYDGHFEENMVVCVESYIGAVGGREGVKLEQQVLITANGAVPMSRAPFVDAMEP, from the coding sequence ATGAGCCGCATTCGTGATGCCGCGTTGAACCGTCCGCTGAACGAGCCGGTGCTTCTCGATGCGGCGACCGAGCCGGTCGAGGCGGCGCCGCTCGGGCTCGACATCCGGGCGCGGATCGCGGAGATCGACGAGGCGCGGCTGCGCAAGGACCGGCTCGCCCGGCTGCGGCGCGAACTGGCCAAGCGCGACTATGCCGGCGCTCTGCTCAGCGATCCGATGAACATCCGCTACGCGACCGGCTCGCGCAACATGGCGGTCTGGACCATGCACGCGCCCGGCCGCTACGTCTTCGTGGCCACCGACGGGCCGGTGGTGATGTTCGAGTTCGGCACCACCCGCCACCTGACCGAGGGGCTCGACACGATCGACGACCTGCGCACCTCGATCCCGTGGTTCTATTTCCTGGCCGGCCCGCGCACCGAGGAGAAGACCGCGCTCTGGGCCAACGAGATCATCGCGCTGATGGCCGAGCACGGCGCCGGCAACCGCCGCCTCGCCGTCGACCGCTGCGAGCCCTGGGGGGCGCAGCGCCTAGTCGATGCCGGCATCCGTCTCTACGATGCGCAGGAGCCGCTCGAACAGGCGCGCATGATCAAGACGCCGGACGAGATCATGTGCCTGCAGCTGTCCATGGATGTCTGCGACATCGCCGTCGACCGCATCCGCCGGGCGCTGCGGCCGGGCCTGACCGAGAACCAGGTCTGGTCGATCCTGCACGAGACCAACATCGCCCATGACGGCGAATGGATCGAATGCCGCCTGCTGGCCTCCGGCGAGCGCACCAATCCGTGGTTCCAGGAATGCGGCAACCGGGAGATCCAGGCGGGCGACATCGTCGCCTTCGACACCGACATGGTCGGGCCGTTCGGCTATCTGGCCGATATCTCGCGCAGTTTCGTCTGCCCCGACAAGCGCCCGAGCGCCGACCAGCGCGCGCTCTACGAGATCGCGCAGGAGCAGGTGCTGACCAATATCGAGCTGATCCGGCCGGGCCTCGGCTTCCGCGATTTCTCCGAGCGCTGCTGGGCCGTGCCGGAAGCCTATGTGCCCAACCGCTACATGATGATGATCCACGGCGTCGGCTTCGTCGACGAATACCCGACCGTCGCCTATCTGGAGGACTATGCCGACTGGGGCTACGACGGCCATTTCGAGGAGAACATGGTCGTCTGCGTCGAAAGCTATATCGGCGCGGTCGGGGGCCGGGAGGGCGTCAAGCTCGAACAGCAGGTGCTGATCACCGCCAACGGCGCCGTGCCGATGTCGCGTGCGCCGTTCGTCGACGCGATGGAGCCGTAG
- a CDS encoding TetR/AcrR family transcriptional regulator — protein MSDAERRQRILAAAEDLFFANGYAATSMDDVARSCGMSKKTIYLFFENKQALFAELIDVAIGALPRYMVNDDDHDVDGSDVIRNVLKELSAVLLNPRQLALARLVIAEAPHAPEIAESTRERGIDQAEKIVVDVLSKLHERGLIRGPADLELGRILLGATVGDFAFKMLIGLGRPPSDAEIAERIDRLLALLRGGAFGFDAAVPGPS, from the coding sequence TTGTCCGATGCGGAGCGTCGGCAACGGATCCTGGCTGCCGCCGAGGACCTGTTTTTCGCCAACGGCTACGCCGCGACTAGTATGGACGACGTGGCACGCTCCTGCGGCATGTCGAAGAAAACGATCTACCTCTTCTTCGAGAACAAACAGGCTCTCTTTGCGGAACTGATCGACGTGGCGATCGGAGCGCTACCAAGATACATGGTGAATGACGACGATCATGATGTCGACGGCTCGGACGTTATACGAAATGTCTTAAAAGAGCTTTCAGCGGTCCTGCTCAACCCGCGCCAACTGGCCCTGGCCAGGCTCGTCATCGCCGAGGCCCCGCATGCTCCGGAGATTGCCGAGAGCACGCGCGAACGCGGCATCGACCAGGCCGAGAAGATCGTGGTCGATGTCCTTTCGAAGCTGCACGAACGGGGATTGATCCGAGGACCCGCAGACCTGGAACTGGGCCGGATCCTGCTCGGCGCCACGGTCGGCGACTTTGCCTTCAAGATGCTGATCGGACTCGGCCGCCCACCGTCAGACGCGGAAATCGCGGAACGAATCGATCGGCTGCTCGCGCTCCTGCGCGGCGGCGCCTTCGGTTTCGACGCTGCGGTCCCGGGTCCAAGCTGA
- a CDS encoding efflux RND transporter periplasmic adaptor subunit: MSVIIRMALIGLSVVAAPLLAACQPDTSARSSPPRTVRIAAVRPVHVDQTVTLTGTIAARTETATSFRTSGRIVERLVDVGDHVRKGQVLARLDTRTQVADVQSAQAGVVAADAQVRQTTAAFERSQSLFAQGFATRRDFDQANRAMKVAQANADSARAQLASAEETLSFAELKADADGIVTSRLLDVGETAQAASTMFSIAWDGPRDALFDIYEGLLLDGRTAEPVEVVVRLVADAAVMAKGPVRQVAPTVDAQTATVRVKVGLDDVPARMTLGAAVSGTGRIASPMVFVLPAAALTSDDGKPAVWVLDPATRSVTPRAVVVRSYGADTVIVDGGLSEGEKIAIDGTKLLRPGQTVATAEETASR, translated from the coding sequence ATGTCAGTGATCATTCGAATGGCGTTGATCGGCCTGTCCGTCGTCGCGGCCCCGCTTCTGGCGGCGTGCCAACCGGACACGTCCGCCCGCTCGTCGCCGCCGCGCACCGTCCGCATCGCCGCAGTCCGTCCTGTCCATGTCGATCAGACGGTGACGCTGACCGGGACGATCGCCGCCCGCACCGAGACCGCCACTTCGTTCCGCACGAGCGGGCGGATCGTGGAACGGCTCGTCGATGTCGGCGATCATGTCCGAAAGGGTCAGGTGCTGGCCCGTCTCGATACCCGGACCCAGGTCGCCGACGTTCAGTCCGCGCAGGCCGGTGTGGTCGCCGCCGACGCGCAAGTCCGCCAGACGACGGCGGCCTTCGAGCGGTCTCAATCGCTGTTCGCCCAGGGTTTCGCCACGCGGCGCGATTTCGACCAGGCCAACAGGGCGATGAAGGTTGCGCAAGCCAATGCCGATTCGGCGCGCGCGCAGCTGGCCAGCGCCGAGGAGACGCTCTCCTTCGCCGAGTTGAAGGCGGATGCGGACGGCATCGTCACGTCGCGGCTGCTAGATGTCGGCGAGACCGCACAGGCCGCCAGCACCATGTTCTCGATTGCCTGGGACGGGCCGCGCGACGCGCTGTTCGACATCTACGAGGGCCTGCTTCTGGACGGCAGGACCGCCGAGCCGGTCGAGGTCGTCGTGCGCCTGGTTGCCGATGCCGCCGTGATGGCCAAGGGGCCGGTGCGCCAGGTGGCTCCGACCGTCGATGCCCAAACCGCGACGGTCCGCGTCAAGGTCGGCCTCGACGACGTGCCCGCCCGCATGACGCTCGGCGCGGCGGTGAGCGGCACGGGCCGCATCGCGTCGCCGATGGTCTTCGTGCTGCCTGCGGCCGCACTCACCTCCGACGACGGCAAGCCGGCCGTATGGGTCCTCGACCCGGCGACCCGCAGCGTCACGCCGCGCGCCGTCGTCGTCCGCTCCTATGGGGCCGACACCGTGATCGTGGACGGTGGCCTCTCGGAGGGAGAGAAGATCGCGATCGACGGCACCAAGTTGCTGCGGCCCGGACAGACTGTCGCCACTGCAGAGGAGACGGCATCCCGATGA
- a CDS encoding efflux RND transporter periplasmic adaptor subunit, producing the protein MIRPFLIVGLMLPLVACGAEEHKAEAPIRPVKFTVIKPFRDQAQVFTGVVQPQVSTDHSFRLLGRIVSRPVDVGDTVTKGMLLATLDTPVLQKSVDAAQAALTGANATLANAIGAESRQRMLRQTNTASQADLDSAEESLQTARSAAVQAAAALEKANEQLGYARLVAEFDGVVTAVSANAGQVVAAGQGVVRVASPDLRDAVVDLPDTLVGRLKLGEPFRVALQLKPSIQADGVVREVAPLADAATRSRRVKIALQNPGESFRLGSIVSVPFPGEDAAFLALPKTAVLELDGTTRVWVVPMDGDRVTARPVKIRPAPDGQWVVLEGLKEGERVVTAGVNSLVEGQRVKMDGAVR; encoded by the coding sequence ATGATCCGACCTTTTCTTATCGTCGGGCTGATGCTGCCGCTCGTTGCCTGCGGGGCCGAGGAACACAAGGCCGAGGCGCCGATCCGGCCGGTGAAGTTCACCGTGATCAAGCCGTTTCGCGATCAGGCTCAGGTCTTCACCGGGGTGGTCCAGCCTCAGGTCAGTACGGATCACAGCTTCCGTCTTCTCGGCCGGATCGTCAGCCGGCCCGTCGATGTCGGCGATACGGTGACCAAGGGCATGCTCCTCGCCACGCTCGATACACCCGTGCTGCAGAAGTCGGTCGACGCCGCCCAGGCGGCGCTGACCGGGGCGAATGCGACGCTTGCCAATGCCATCGGCGCGGAATCGCGGCAACGCATGCTGCGCCAGACGAACACGGCTTCCCAGGCCGACCTTGATTCCGCCGAGGAGTCCCTGCAGACGGCGCGGTCGGCGGCGGTCCAGGCCGCGGCTGCGCTCGAGAAAGCAAACGAGCAGCTCGGCTACGCACGTCTGGTTGCCGAGTTCGATGGCGTGGTGACGGCCGTCTCGGCCAATGCCGGTCAGGTCGTCGCCGCCGGGCAGGGGGTGGTCAGGGTCGCGAGCCCCGATCTGCGCGATGCGGTCGTCGACCTGCCGGATACGCTGGTCGGCCGGCTGAAGCTTGGCGAACCCTTCCGGGTCGCCCTGCAGCTGAAGCCCAGCATCCAGGCGGACGGCGTCGTGCGCGAGGTGGCACCGCTCGCCGACGCGGCCACCCGGTCGCGCCGGGTCAAGATCGCCCTGCAGAATCCCGGCGAGAGTTTCAGACTCGGATCGATCGTCAGCGTGCCGTTTCCGGGCGAGGACGCCGCCTTTCTGGCCTTGCCGAAGACCGCCGTGCTGGAGCTGGACGGGACGACCCGGGTTTGGGTCGTGCCCATGGACGGCGATCGCGTGACGGCACGACCGGTCAAGATCAGACCGGCACCTGACGGCCAATGGGTCGTGCTGGAAGGATTGAAGGAGGGCGAGCGGGTGGTGACGGCCGGCGTGAACAGCCTCGTCGAAGGTCAACGGGTCAAGATGGACGGAGCAGTGCGATGA
- a CDS encoding efflux RND transporter permease subunit, producing the protein MKGFNLSAWALNHRSLLWYFMLVFSLAGFFSYLNLGREEDPSFTIKTMIISASWPGATVEETIKQVTERIEKKLEELPQLDYTRSMSVAGRTVIFVNLRDTTKGRDVPNVWARVRNIVADIKSDLPSGVVGPAFNDDFGDVFGNIYAFTADGFSQRELRDYVEDARSKILTVNNVGKVDLVGAEDEVIFLEFSPRQLAAYGISQSTVVQTLQAQNAVTPSGVIQTGADRVSVRVSGQFASEESLRNINLRVNDRFFRLSDVATITRGYADPPDTLFRFNGKPAIGLAVGMKSGANLLAFGKALETEIERIEAELPIGISVHLVSDQPKVVEEAVSGFTKALFEAVAIVLVVSFVSLGVRAGLVVAVAIPLVLAMTFIIMEYAGISLQRISLGALIIALGLLVDDAMIAVEMMVARLEAGDDLKKAATYVYTSTAFPMLTGTLVTVAGFIPVGLNNSNAGEFTFTLFVVIATSLVLSWIVAVLFTPLLGVAILPKTMKQHHGSKGPFGVAFAAVLDVCMRWRWLTIGGTLVAFVVSVYCMQFVQQQFFPSSDRTELIVDWNLPQSASIAETSAQVARFEQEQLTGNADIVRWSSYIGEGAKRFLLSFDVQPSSPSFAQTVIIAKDIEARNRLKIKFSEYLQKTFPNTDAYVKLLDIGPPVGRPVAYRVSGPDIRKVREISMAFGSVMASNPHLGEIIFDWSEPARVVKVDVMQDRARQLGISSETIASLLNGIVGGTTVTQVRDDVYLIDIVGRAVAAERSSVEGLASLQLPTSDGRSVPLAAVATFRYEVEQPVVWTRSRVPTVTVQAGIKDGLQPATVVQALEPKVAAFKAALPAGYRIEIGGSVEASAQSQGPIAAVAPLMLFTMATILMIQLQSFSRLFLVFAVAPLAIIGVVAALLPSGAPMGFVAILGVLALIGILIRNSVILVDQIETLRTEGMDAWNAVREATEQRMRPILLTAAAASFALIPIAREIFWGPMAYAMMGGIIVGTVLTLLFLPALYVAWFRIKPAPAPAEHSSDGHAPDADRLAS; encoded by the coding sequence ATGAAGGGCTTCAATCTCTCGGCCTGGGCACTGAACCACCGTTCGTTGCTTTGGTATTTCATGCTGGTCTTCTCGCTGGCGGGGTTCTTTTCCTATCTGAACCTCGGGCGGGAGGAGGATCCGTCCTTCACCATCAAGACCATGATCATTTCCGCCTCCTGGCCGGGCGCCACCGTCGAGGAAACCATCAAGCAGGTCACCGAGCGGATCGAGAAGAAGCTCGAGGAGTTGCCGCAGCTCGACTATACCCGCAGCATGTCGGTGGCGGGTCGGACGGTCATCTTCGTCAATCTGCGCGACACGACCAAGGGCAGGGACGTGCCGAACGTCTGGGCGCGGGTGCGCAACATCGTCGCCGACATCAAGTCCGATCTGCCCAGCGGCGTGGTCGGGCCGGCTTTCAACGACGATTTCGGCGACGTGTTCGGCAACATCTATGCCTTCACGGCCGACGGCTTCAGCCAGCGCGAACTGCGCGACTATGTCGAGGATGCGCGCTCCAAGATCCTGACCGTGAACAATGTCGGCAAGGTCGATCTGGTCGGAGCCGAAGACGAGGTGATCTTTCTGGAATTCTCGCCGCGGCAACTCGCCGCCTATGGCATTTCCCAGTCGACCGTGGTCCAGACCCTCCAGGCGCAGAATGCCGTCACGCCCTCGGGCGTGATCCAGACCGGGGCCGACCGGGTCAGCGTGCGGGTCAGCGGGCAATTCGCCTCCGAGGAAAGCCTGCGCAACATCAACCTGCGCGTCAACGACCGGTTCTTCCGGCTGTCCGATGTGGCAACCATCACGCGCGGCTATGCCGATCCGCCCGACACCCTGTTCCGCTTCAACGGCAAGCCGGCCATCGGTCTGGCGGTCGGCATGAAAAGCGGTGCCAACCTACTGGCCTTCGGCAAGGCTCTCGAAACCGAGATCGAGCGGATCGAGGCCGAATTGCCGATCGGCATCTCGGTCCACCTCGTCTCCGATCAACCGAAGGTCGTTGAAGAGGCGGTGTCGGGCTTCACCAAGGCACTGTTCGAAGCCGTGGCCATCGTGCTGGTGGTCAGCTTCGTCAGCCTGGGTGTGCGTGCCGGACTGGTCGTTGCGGTGGCGATCCCGCTGGTGCTCGCCATGACCTTCATCATCATGGAATATGCCGGCATCTCCCTGCAGCGCATCTCGCTCGGCGCCCTGATCATCGCGCTCGGGCTTCTGGTCGACGATGCCATGATCGCGGTCGAGATGATGGTCGCGCGGCTGGAGGCCGGGGACGACCTCAAGAAGGCGGCGACCTACGTCTATACCTCCACGGCCTTTCCGATGCTGACGGGGACACTGGTCACGGTCGCGGGCTTCATCCCGGTCGGATTGAACAACAGCAATGCCGGCGAGTTCACCTTCACGCTCTTCGTGGTCATCGCCACGTCGCTCGTGCTGTCCTGGATCGTCGCGGTTCTGTTCACGCCGCTTCTCGGCGTCGCCATCCTGCCGAAGACCATGAAACAGCATCACGGCTCGAAAGGCCCGTTCGGGGTGGCCTTCGCGGCCGTCCTCGATGTCTGCATGCGCTGGCGCTGGCTGACCATCGGCGGAACCCTCGTCGCCTTCGTGGTCTCCGTCTACTGCATGCAGTTCGTGCAGCAGCAGTTCTTCCCCTCGTCGGACAGAACCGAACTGATTGTCGACTGGAACCTGCCGCAGAGCGCTTCCATTGCCGAGACGTCCGCCCAGGTGGCGCGGTTCGAGCAGGAGCAGCTGACCGGAAATGCCGATATCGTTCGCTGGTCGAGCTATATCGGCGAAGGCGCCAAGCGCTTCCTGCTCTCCTTCGACGTCCAGCCCAGCAGTCCGTCTTTTGCTCAGACCGTGATCATCGCCAAGGACATCGAGGCCCGGAACCGTCTGAAGATCAAGTTCTCGGAATATCTTCAGAAGACGTTCCCGAACACCGATGCCTACGTGAAGCTGCTGGATATCGGGCCTCCGGTCGGGCGTCCGGTCGCCTACCGGGTCAGCGGGCCGGACATCCGCAAGGTCCGCGAGATCTCGATGGCGTTCGGCAGCGTCATGGCGAGCAATCCGCATCTGGGTGAGATCATCTTCGACTGGAGCGAACCCGCGCGCGTCGTGAAGGTCGACGTGATGCAGGATCGCGCCCGGCAGTTGGGTATCTCCTCGGAGACGATCGCCTCCTTGCTGAACGGAATCGTCGGCGGGACGACGGTCACGCAGGTGCGCGACGACGTCTATCTCATCGACATCGTCGGCCGGGCCGTCGCGGCGGAACGCAGTTCGGTGGAGGGTCTGGCGAGCCTGCAGCTGCCGACCTCCGATGGTCGTTCCGTCCCGCTCGCCGCCGTGGCGACCTTCCGCTACGAGGTCGAGCAGCCGGTCGTCTGGACGCGGTCGCGCGTGCCGACCGTGACGGTACAGGCGGGGATCAAGGACGGCCTCCAGCCGGCTACGGTGGTTCAGGCTCTCGAACCGAAGGTCGCGGCGTTCAAGGCGGCATTGCCCGCCGGCTATCGCATCGAGATCGGCGGTTCCGTCGAGGCGAGCGCCCAGAGCCAGGGGCCGATTGCGGCCGTCGCGCCGTTGATGCTGTTCACCATGGCGACGATCCTGATGATCCAGTTGCAGAGCTTCAGCCGGCTGTTTCTGGTCTTTGCCGTCGCCCCGCTGGCGATCATCGGCGTCGTCGCCGCGCTCCTGCCGAGCGGTGCGCCGATGGGCTTCGTGGCCATCCTGGGCGTGCTGGCCCTGATCGGGATCCTGATCCGCAACTCGGTCATTCTCGTGGACCAGATCGAGACCTTGCGGACCGAGGGGATGGACGCCTGGAATGCCGTCCGGGAGGCGACTGAGCAGCGGATGCGGCCGATCCTGCTGACCGCCGCCGCCGCGAGCTTCGCGCTCATTCCCATCGCGCGCGAAATCTTCTGGGGGCCGATGGCCTACGCGATGATGGGCGGCATCATCGTCGGCACGGTTCTGACCTTGCTGTTCCTGCCGGCGCTCTATGTCGCCTGGTTCCGCATCAAACCCGCGCCCGCGCCGGCGGAGCATTCGTCGGACGGCCATGCGCCGGACGCCGATCGGCTCGCATCCTGA
- a CDS encoding response regulator gives MARILLVEDDDSVRAFVKRALEFDGHAVLPTEDGATALEVLRREKGAFDLIVSDIKMPVMDGIALALNSARDFPDLPLLLMTGYADQRERAHGLDHLVRDVVLKPFSLADIRRAVGAALAPPGSKVAVA, from the coding sequence ATGGCGCGCATACTCCTCGTAGAGGACGACGATTCCGTGCGCGCTTTCGTCAAGCGCGCGCTGGAGTTCGACGGGCATGCGGTCCTGCCCACCGAAGATGGCGCCACGGCGCTGGAGGTCCTGCGCCGCGAGAAGGGCGCCTTCGACCTGATCGTGTCGGATATCAAAATGCCGGTCATGGATGGGATCGCACTGGCGCTGAATTCTGCGCGCGACTTCCCCGACCTGCCGCTTCTCCTGATGACCGGCTATGCCGATCAGCGCGAACGCGCTCATGGGCTCGACCATCTGGTTCGCGACGTGGTCCTGAAGCCTTTCAGCCTGGCCGATATCCGCCGCGCGGTCGGCGCCGCACTGGCCCCGCCAGGTTCGAAAGTCGCGGTCGCCTGA
- the hpt gene encoding hypoxanthine phosphoribosyltransferase, which yields MKTSDIEVLFPAEAIAGRNAALAREIHDAGYVDNVLVVAVLKGSFVFAADLIRALHFAGISPEVDFMSLSSYREGTTSSGVVTVIRDIETAVQGRNVLLVDDILESGRTLAYAKQTIAERGAARVGVAVLLDKPGKRVAPIEADFVGFVCPDKFVVGYGMDAGHAFRELPFIGYVREGG from the coding sequence ATGAAGACATCCGATATCGAAGTCCTGTTTCCGGCCGAGGCGATCGCCGGACGCAATGCCGCCCTGGCCCGCGAGATCCACGATGCCGGCTATGTCGATAACGTGCTTGTCGTGGCCGTATTGAAGGGCAGCTTCGTCTTCGCCGCCGACCTGATCCGAGCGCTGCATTTCGCCGGCATCTCGCCGGAAGTCGATTTCATGTCGCTGTCGAGCTACCGGGAAGGCACCACATCCTCGGGCGTGGTCACCGTGATCCGCGACATCGAGACCGCCGTGCAGGGTCGCAACGTCCTGCTGGTCGACGACATCCTGGAATCCGGCCGGACGCTGGCCTATGCCAAGCAGACCATTGCGGAGCGCGGCGCCGCCCGCGTCGGCGTCGCGGTGCTGCTCGACAAGCCGGGCAAGCGCGTCGCCCCGATCGAGGCCGATTTCGTCGGCTTCGTCTGCCCGGACAAGTTCGTGGTCGGCTATGGCATGGATGCGGGTCACGCCTTCCGCGAATTGCCCTTTATCGGGTATGTAAGGGAGGGGGGCTGA